The genome window GGGGCGCGCTTCATCTGGCGCTGGGGTACTCTCACCCGGTCGTTTTCCCCCTGCCGCCGGGCGTGACCGCGCTGGTCGAAGCGAACACCGTGATCAAGTTGAGCGGTTTCGATAAGGAGCTCCTCGGGGAGACGGCCGCCAGGGTCCGGATGCTCCGGAAGCCGGACGTTTACAAAAACAAGGGAATCCGCTACCGCGGTGAACGGCTGATCAAGAAGGTCGGGAAGGCAGCGGGCAAGTAGTGGACAACGCGCAATTCCTTACGATGGGGATCCGAACGCCATGAGCCAGAAAAATCAGCGGGAAACCGCACGACAGAACCGGAAAGGCCGGATCCGCAAGCGGATCTTCGGCACCGAGCAGCGCCCGCGGTTGTCCGTCTTCCGCAGCGCGAAGCACATCTACGCCCAGCTGGTGATCGACTCCACGGGGTCCACCATCCTCGCGGCGTCCACCCTATCCCCGGATCTCCGGGCGGAGATCGGCGACCTCGACAAGAGCGACGCGGCGAAAAAGGTGGGTCAGTGGATCGGGAAAAAGGCGCTGGAGAAAAACATCCAGCAGGTGGTGTTTGACCGGAACGGGTTCCTCTACCATGGCCGCATCAAGGCCCTGGCGGACGGCGCCCGCGAATCCGGGTTGGTATTCTGATCATGAACGCACACTTTCGCGAGGGGACGGGGAGGAAGGTTTGAAAAGAGTCGATCCGGAAGGGCTGGATTTAAAGGACCGCGTCGTGCACATCAGCCGCGTCGCCAAGGTCGTGAAGGGCGGACGCCGTTTCTCCTTCAGCGCGGTGGTCGTCGTCGGCGACGCCAACGGGCACGTCGGGACGGGTCTCGGGAAAGCGAACGAGGTTCCCGACGCGATCCGAAAGGCGGTGCAGAACGCCAAGCGGTCGCTGATCGTGGTTCCGCTGGTGGACGGCACGATCCCGCACGGGGTGATCGGCGAGTTCGGAGCGGCGAAGGTCATCATCCGGCCCGCCTCTCCGGGGACCGGCGTCATCGCGGGCGGCGGAGTCCGCGCCGTGATCGAGTCCAGCGGGATCACGAACATCCTTACGAAATCTCTGGGGAGCAACAATCCCCACAACCTTGTGAAGGCGACGATCGAGGGGCTTTCCCAGTTGCGGACCGCGGCACAGATCCTCGCGATCAGGGGCCCGAGAGAGGAAGAGGCGACGGCATGAGCGGAAAACTGCGCATCACCCTCCTGCGGGGGTTGAGCGGGAGAACCGCGTACCACCGCAAGGTCGTTCAGGGACTCGGGATCACCCGGTTGAACCGTCCCGTCGTCCGGCTGGACACGCCGGAGATCCGCGGGATGGTGGAAAAGATCAAGTTCCTCGTCCGGATGGAAGAGGTGGGAGAGGCGTCATGAAACTCACGGATCTCCGCCCCGCAAAAGGGGCGAAAAGCGCGCGCAAGCGCGTCGGCCGGGGCGAAGGCTCCGGACTCGGGAAGACCTCCGGCAGGGGGAACAAGGGGCTCAAGGCGCGCAGCGGCGGCGGGATGAAGCCTGGCTACGAAGGCGGGCAGATGCCTCTCCAGCGGCGGCTCCCGAAGCGCGGGTTCGTCAACGTCTTCCGGAAGGAGATGGCCGTCGTCAACGTGAAGGAACTGAACCGGTTCGAGGCGGGCTCCGTCGTCGACGCCGGGGCGCTTCGGCGGGAGGGCCTGGTGAAAGGTGACTGTCCGGGGGGCGTAAAGCTTCTCGGAAACGGCGAGGTCACCCGAAAACTCACCGTCAAGGTAGACCGGGCCAGCAAGGCGGCCGTCGTGAAGGTCGTCGCCGCCGGCGGGACCGTGGAGGTCTGAACCGGTGCTCGACGGCTTCCAGAACATCACGCGGGTCCCCGAGCTCAAGCGGCGAATCCTCATCACGGGGCTCCTTCTCATCGTCTACCGCATCGGGATCCACGTCCCCACGCCGGGGATCGACAACCTTGCGCTCAAGGCGGTGTTCGACGCCCAGGCGGGGACCCTCTTCGGCCTGATCGACATGTTCTCCGGGGGGGCGCTCGCGCGCTTCTCCATCTTCACTCTCGGGATCATGCCGTACATCAGTTCCTCGATCATCCTTCAACTGTTGACGGTCGTCATCCCGTCGCTCGAGAAACTCTCCAAGGAAGGGGAGCTCGGCCGGCGGAAAATCACGCAGTACACCCGGTACGGCACGATCGTCCTGTCCGTCATCCAGGGGATGGGGATCGCCGTCGGGTTGGAAAGTGTTACGGCGGGGGCGGGATCCGTCGTCTACCACCCGGGGTGGGCGTTCCGGATCATGACGGTCATCACCCTCACCGCGGGAACGGCGTTCCTGATGTGGCTGGGCGAACAGATCACGGAGCGCGGGATCGGCAACGGGATCTCCCTCATCATTTTCGCCGGCATCGTGGCCCGGTTCCCGAGCGGCCTGGTCC of Deltaproteobacteria bacterium contains these proteins:
- the rplR gene encoding 50S ribosomal protein L18; its protein translation is MSQKNQRETARQNRKGRIRKRIFGTEQRPRLSVFRSAKHIYAQLVIDSTGSTILAASTLSPDLRAEIGDLDKSDAAKKVGQWIGKKALEKNIQQVVFDRNGFLYHGRIKALADGARESGLVF
- the rplO gene encoding 50S ribosomal protein L15; this translates as MKLTDLRPAKGAKSARKRVGRGEGSGLGKTSGRGNKGLKARSGGGMKPGYEGGQMPLQRRLPKRGFVNVFRKEMAVVNVKELNRFEAGSVVDAGALRREGLVKGDCPGGVKLLGNGEVTRKLTVKVDRASKAAVVKVVAAGGTVEV
- the rpsE gene encoding 30S ribosomal protein S5, which translates into the protein MKRVDPEGLDLKDRVVHISRVAKVVKGGRRFSFSAVVVVGDANGHVGTGLGKANEVPDAIRKAVQNAKRSLIVVPLVDGTIPHGVIGEFGAAKVIIRPASPGTGVIAGGGVRAVIESSGITNILTKSLGSNNPHNLVKATIEGLSQLRTAAQILAIRGPREEEATA
- the rpmD gene encoding 50S ribosomal protein L30 codes for the protein MSGKLRITLLRGLSGRTAYHRKVVQGLGITRLNRPVVRLDTPEIRGMVEKIKFLVRMEEVGEAS